The Gadus morhua chromosome 16, gadMor3.0, whole genome shotgun sequence DNA window CCGAAGCTCCTGCAGACTCTCATTGATGCGAGCACGCCTCTTCTTCTCCACTAAGGGCTTCCTTGTCTGTAAGAACATGTGAGACGTGTTAAAACAACCGTGGTTATAACCGCGGTTTCCATTGAAGGGTGCTGCAGAAAGTACCACGATGCGTCGCTTACGAGGGCTGAGTCGATTTACCTTTCGGTCTCCTCTCTGTATCCCGTAgtaatcctcctcctcttcttccgtaTCCAGTTCGCTTACGCTGGGTCGAGCCGAAGGGGCCATGTTGGTTTGAGCCCGAATTGTGCAAAAAAATTACCGCAATTGGTTAGATATCCCAGcgctctctggttctctccccGGACTCCAGTGACGGGCAGCTGGCGAATGGAAACCGGTCCGAGGGAATCAATAAACGACAGGCGAGGCGACCTGTGTTTATTGTGCAATCCTAGTGAGACGGGCTGCTGGCCCCGAGTAACTGTTGTTAGTATTTATAGGGGCTTATTAGCATGTGAATGAGGGTCTGGCTGCTCATGCTCGCGAACAACGGAGCGCACATCGCAGCAGCCAATGGGCGAGCAGTCCTTTGTCTGGTCGGGCCCCGCAGCGCCGCCAGCGCCTCGGACCGCGGCTTTAATGAATTATCTTTTGGTTGACGGGGCCGAACGCGCCGGTTTTTCCtctgatagatagatagatagatagatagatagatagatagatagatagatagatagatagatagatagatagatagatagatagatagatagatagatagatagatagatagatagatagatagatagatagatagatagatagatagatagatagatagatagatagatagatagatagatagatagatagatagatagatagatagatagatagatagatagatagatagatagatagatagatagatagatagatagatagatagatagatagatagatagatagatagatagatagatagatagatagatagatagatagatagatagatagatagatagatagatagatagatagatagatagatagatagatagatagatagatagatagatagatagatagatagatagatagatagatagatagatagatagatagatagatagatagatagatagatagatagatagatagatagatagatagatagatagatagatagatagatagatagatagatagatagatagatagatagatagatagatagatagatagatagatagatagatagatagatagatagatagatagatagatagatagatagatagatagatagatagatagatagatagatagatagatagatagatagatagatagatagatagatagatagatagatagatagatagatagatagatagatagatagatagatagatagatagatagatagatagatagatcgatcgatCGAAACTTTATTAAACGCCCGGAGGGGACATTCCTTACAAAAGAAGCCCAGCAGAAGTGGAAAACACGGGATAAGATACAATAAAGAATTGTATCTCATAGTATCTAATTTTTTGTAACACTTTTGGGAAAGGCTTGCATCAtagcctacgtcactcgctgaGATTGTATTGTAGGTTATAGACCATTTGGACTGACTTCAACGTCTGCTTATATAGAATAGCAGGTTTACAAGGTAAGTATTTTACTTAGTTTTCTATTTTCCCGACTTCTTTATGACTATCGGTGTTCACTTTATAGCCCACTTTCAGtattaattataaataaagCGGGGTATAAtgtgataaatatatatagagctTATGCTGTTACATGttgcagagaaacacacacacacacacacacacacacacacaaatcaataaATAGAATTACAGATAggctacatttttttattattattttatttcgaGGCATTTTGTCCGAAGTTCTGGTGATTTACCCGTGCCTGGCGGATGTAACGAGATGCCTCCAGTCGGCAGCTGCTGGCGGCAGCCCCCTTGGCCCAAACTGAATCAGCCGGGGAATTAAGAGCCCTCCTCCAAAGAAAGCGACAGGTGTTGCCTGCGCCTCGTTTGTTCTCCCCGTTTTCTGTGACTTCTGATTTGCGTTCCTGCAGGCCTCCCCGATATCCCCCATATCCAAAGGAAAAATATCTCGCTCTTAGTTATTTTTCATTGATAAATaaagattctgattctgatggaTTTAGATTGTGCTTTTGTGCGCAATATCTGCTCATTTTGAGCATGCGTGCTTTGCTCTGAACGTGTTGTGTTTATCGCATTGTGATGCAAATCAATCTAGCGTATAGCTTCACTAGGACATTATTGTTGCTTATGACTGCTGCATGACTCCTATGTCAGGTTGCAAACACGAGAAGATGCACTATATGTTGCAATTTTCCGCACAATCTTTCCGCACTGGCATGGGCGTATGAGGGAGAGTATaataacttgtgtgtgtgtgtgtgtgtgtgtgtgtgtgtgtgtgtgtgtgtgtgtgtgtgtgtgtgtgtgtgtgtgtgtgtgtgtgggggtgttggaACCTAGCCACCGCCATCCTCTGCTCCAGATTTTTAATGGTCTGGACTGTGGAGAGAGCAGCTGCCCCGGCTCCCTTTTGTTCGTCAACTCGCTGAGGGACCAGGCGtctgtttccctctcttcaGTAGCCTACTGACTGACTCCATCAGATCGGGCCAGTAATAAAGGGATCGGGCCAGTATTAAGGGCCCACAATGGCGGGAGTGAGGACACGAGCACAGTGATTATATAGAGGGGTATGAGTAAATTTCAGGCAGGAATTATGCTAGGCTACTTATTAATATGTTTATTAACCAGTTTATTCTTAATTGGACCTCATATTGCCTTTTTCAGCCACAAGCAGCATACTTTCAACTATCAATGGGCCCCTGTATAGTGGTGTATCATTATTTTATATCTTTAATTATACCAGATATTCTTAAAGAGACGATTGTCCCTCGATAGTATAGCACGTAAGATAGGCCTGctctgttacagaagcagcaaATTGGAAAGTAATGTGAAATGGACAAGTATTCTTCTTTAAATGCTCAGAATAAATGAATACACAAACATAACTGCATACaagatatatttttattaatatttgtgTTAAACATACAAATGGTATAGAGGAGGAAGTAAACCAAAGACAGTGCTGGACAACAGCTCTACGGAGACATTGGTCATCTTATAATATCGAATAAATAAAGTTGTTAACACAATAAATACAAGAGAGATTAATAGGAGCCTTCTATAATGCAGGCTACGGGATATCGACTTCAGATAGGAAGTACTTGAAAGGGTCTTCATCTAGCACACCTAGAATCATAAGTATCGGAACAAAAAGCGCCCCACACATGGTTGTTTTCAGAGTAGCATATCTATAAGATACATAACAGAAGATGCTCTAACAAAAAATGGGAGAATCGACATCGTAGTACAATGGAGTCCACATGTTCACCAGGGCCTCCACATCTCCAGCAGACCCAGGGGACTGTGGTGGCTGGGGCTACTTGGCAACCGCAGCACCCTCTCCTGGGGCCAGGCTATTTGGCCCCCGGCACCCCTGAAGGGTGTGCCGGGGAGCTCTGCCAGGGCGGGCGTGTCTTGTCTTGGGGTGCGCTGTAGGGGGCGCTCGTCGGTGGACCTGGGCAGGGACTTCAGCAGGTGGTTGAGCAGGCGGGAGCCCAGGGCTTTGTCCATCCACTCACAGGTCAGCAGCATGTTGTGGACCTCGTGCATGCACTCGATGTAGCCCGTGCTGTACTTCTGCTGCGCCTCTAGGCCTAACGTGGGATCGGCTGAGGAGAAAGGCGGGCGATGTTTATTACGTGGTTcaacagcaccccctgctggtaaCAGCAAGAGTAGTGAGAGCAGTGCATTGCTTTTACCAGTTCTCTTTAATTAAACCAAACTGTTGGTAAAACTGCTGCATTGTGCAGGCTCAAAAAGTATGTTTATATTTAATTGTGAAATACTCAATGGTTATTAATGATATAATCGTTGGAGAATACATGCCTTCTACTGTTCACAAGTCATCAAGTTGTAGGCCTATGAATATGAAAACACTTGTTGCTGGTGACAACAGTCTGTCCGAGTTGAGTCAAGTTTCTTACCATTGCGTTTGTGACTCTGGATGTTCTGCAGGTGTTTCACGGTCATTTCTAGGATATCTGCTTTCTCAAGTTTCGATTGCTGTTAGACAATAAAAAAGCATTAATTTGTAACCGACTCTGAGGTATCCAACAGTTGGCATTACAATTGAAAACCGCTATAGGCCTAGCTCTAAAATACTTACATCTAGTCTAAACGCTCCGATCACCGTTTCTTTGAGTTGATCCAAACAAGTgtttatcctctctctcctttttctctcaATAAGTGGCTTCCTTAACTAtgtagaagaaaaaaacactgttAGCACCGCAGAAATAGGATTCCTTTGCGGAAAAACAGGGCAACAAGAcgagagtaggcctacagcattAGGGTTATCCATCCAACAACCTTAAACGCGTTAAAGCCCCAACAAAAGTAtacctttctctcctccttagCACTCGAGTGTCTCCCCACGTTGTGAGCCATAGAGGACGCGGTCATGTTGAGCCCACTGTTGCCTGAGCGAGTTTCAGAGCGTCTCTAAGGCCCTGCGCGCTGCGTGGCCCTCTTATTTATAGGGCACAATTAGCATGTGAATGGTCCAACTCTTTGGCTTCGGTATTTTCCCACACACAGGGTCGCTCCCAGCGGCCTTCTCCCATCAGTCAAGACTGACAGGTCACTGGCTCTATTCAATAGCAGGCGAAAccaaacttgaaaaaaaaacacacacaacgacagATGTCCTGCTTGAAACCACGCACCCATCCTCCACCACAACACAACTTTCGTttcctctttttcctttttttttttgctggccGAATCACGTGACCCAAAGGCGCGCCGATTCTCTCGGAGTTGTCATTCCCATGGATGAACAAGGGTGTGCAATTACCGCGCTATGCTCCGGGGAGTCGTCGCCCATTGGCTTTCAATAGGTGGAGGAAACATAAGACCACGTGCAAGGAGGAAACCTTCGGAAaccttacaaaaaaaacatcgcGCTCTCAAAACCTTGAAGCAGACGAGAAACAGGCTCCCCGTTATAGCGCTGTTTGGGGGACACTTTTTGGTTCAACAACAGACTACTAaaataacaca harbors:
- the her8.2 gene encoding hairy-related 8.2; translation: MTASSMAHNVGRHSSAKEERKLRKPLIERKRRERINTCLDQLKETVIGAFRLDQSKLEKADILEMTVKHLQNIQSHKRNADPTLGLEAQQKYSTGYIECMHEVHNMLLTCEWMDKALGSRLLNHLLKSLPRSTDERPLQRTPRQDTPALAELPGTPFRGAGGQIAWPQERVLRLPSSPSHHSPLGLLEMWRPW